One stretch of Daphnia pulicaria isolate SC F1-1A chromosome 6, SC_F0-13Bv2, whole genome shotgun sequence DNA includes these proteins:
- the LOC124341762 gene encoding trafficking protein particle complex subunit 12-like, with amino-acid sequence MASELPDALEKLALKAERSESEQGTSLSKYFGQPDNTDDIFDTIVKPSRSVNEEPKINFFKSPASTPSKEDNHLNYPPTFAFKKGEQESEEPKIFSYFSQPTTATGESNKNEDATEFFDHISQLASKSREPIEITTSGFQLPSTDSNPSSASPQTAPVTESVNLSPPQSNEVIAPSVPDPSRLPSSSLPANMVNVANIVSPAASRPLFKPPQGTPYVVDEPVLAVQSWSKTHERASSWWIPNDAVRLWLQSSGSVLPESSRPSCPGLLNSVELADPIKDLLRHFDGEAAASERQTLTADLVTQDIQGIRDLMKVGCYRAAANLCGRLLTVCGQGYGKAGQLSKHTPHTLQLWLTRIALLKKSNLIEMAVSELSAFGDLDSPDFYYEYYPELNEQKKRGTMVPFSFRLLAAELPAHHNRINEAHVRLCQLLSTVRRIVRDIDRFAALDMMNEDERREALNLWSRRQSSVIQALIDCSLMKKDFHNAVQLFHKQLRLPGHPPSPALYSALGRVYLQIGDVQLAQQAFNSAADLRDVNNTVDAIASLTDAGLVAIAQNAFAEALGYLQQALTLQPDNPVLVNNTAVCLLYVGRMRDAMLLLEENLGTKPETMIRDETVLNVCTLYELESSLTAQRKLGMLRLASQWKNDNLNVASFKLQIQ; translated from the exons ATGGCATCTGAACTTCCCGATGCTCTAGAGAAGCTTGCTTTAAAGGCAGAACGTTCTGAGAGTGAACAGGGAACATCTCTCAGCAAGTATTTTGGACAACCTGATAACACAGATGATATTTTTGACACAATTGTCAAACCTTCAAGATCAGTAAATGAAGAACCtaagataaatttttttaaaagcccaGCATCAACACCTTCAAAAGAAGATAATCACCTGAATTATCCGCCAACATTTGCATTCAAGAAAGGAGAGCAAGAATCGGAAGAACCCAAGATTTTTTCATACTTTTCTCAGCCTACAACAGCTACTGGCGagtcaaacaaaaatgaagacGCTACAGAGTTCTTTGACCATATTTCCCAGCTTGCATCAAAGTCACGCGAACCTATTGAGATCACTACTTCGGGTTTTCAACTCCCTTCGACCGATTCCAATCCTTCAAGTGCATCCCCTCAAACCGCACCCGTTACTGAAAGTGTTAACCTTTCACCTCCCCAAAGTAACGAAGTAATCGCCCCGTCAGTTCCAGACCCTTCACGTCTGCCTTCTTCAAGTTTGCCAGCTAACATGGTGAACGTTGCAAATATAGTGTCACCAGCAGCAAGCAGACCTTTGTTCAAACCTCCGCAAGGTACGCCCTATGTTGTTGACGAACCTGTTCTAGCGGTGCAAAGCTGGAGCAAGACACACGAGCGTGCTTCTAGCTGGTGGATTCCAAATGATGCAGTGCGGCTCTGGCTTCAGTCGTCTGGATCCGTTCTACCGGAAAGTTCACGACCAAGCTGTCCAGGATTACTCAACAGTGTTGAACTG GCTGATCCAATCAAAGATCTCCTTCGACACTTTGACGGCGAAGCAGCAGCATCCGAAAGGCAAACGCTGACAGCTGACCTTGTTACTCAAGACATTCAAGGCATACGGGATTTAATGAAG gttggGTGCTACAGGGCTGCGGCTAATTTGTGCGGTCGACTGTTAACCGTCTGTGGGCAAGGGTATGGCAAAGCTGGCCAGTTATCTAAACACACCCCACACACTTTGCAG ttGTGGTTGACAAGAATTGCTTTGCTGAAAAAATCCAATCTAATTGAAATGGCCGTCAGCGAACTTTCCGCATTCGGTGATCTAGACTCCCCCGATTTCTATTACGAATATTACCCTGAGCTAAACGAACAGAAAAAGCGCGGAACGATGGTACCTTTTTCGTTTCGTCTGCTGGCAGCCGAGCTCCCGGCTCATCATAATCGCATTAACGAGGCGCATGTGAGACTTTGTCAGTTGCTGTCCACCGTCCGACGAATCGTCAGAGACATTGATCGATTTGCTGCCTTGGACATGATGAACGAAGATGAACGACGTGAAGCTCTGAATCTTTGGTCTCGCAGACAATCTTCTGTCATTCAGGCTTTAATCGATTGCTCGCTTATGAAGAAG GATTTTCACAACGCCGTTCAATTGTTTCATAAACAATTGCGTCTACCAGGTCATCCACCAAGTCCAGCACTCTATTCAGCATTAGGTCGAGTTTATCTGCAAATAGGTGATGTTCAACTTGCCCAACAGGCCTTCAATTCTGCAGCGGATTTGCGCGACGTTAATAATACCGTCGACGCAATAGCTTCGCTGACCGATGCAGGATTAGTGGCCATTGCTCAGAACGCTTTCGCGGAAGCTCTCGGATACTTGCAACAAGCCTTGACACTTCAGCCGGACAACCCAGTG CTTGTCAATAACACTGCAGTATGTTTGCTCTACGTGGGTCGCATGCGTGACGCGATGCTTTTGCTGGAAGAGAACTTGGGGACGAAGCCGGAGACGATGATCCGCGACGAGACCGTCTTGAACGTCTGCACACTTTACGAATTGGAGAGTTCACTGACAGCGCAGCGAAAATTGGGTATGCTTCGTTTGGCCTCGCAGTGGAAGAATGACAACCTGAACGTTGCCTCTTTTAAACTCCAAATCcaataa